From one Pararge aegeria chromosome 21, ilParAegt1.1, whole genome shotgun sequence genomic stretch:
- the LOC120633133 gene encoding 1-acylglycerol-3-phosphate O-acyltransferase ABHD5 isoform X4, with protein sequence MGFENWTGGWFSWTRQSDAMLRNIEQTILSCVKTAYKRFYVDIGSVVGQCDKIWTISLNDESAKTPLVMLHGMGAGVALWCPNLDAFAATRPVYAIDLLGFGRSSRPKFASDAEKVEAQWVESVEEWRREVKLDEFVLLGHSLGGFIATAYALKYPERVRHLVLADPWGFPEKPNNVYEKYQVPFWVRAVATAVQPLNPLWAVRAAGPAGKWLVSKTRPDISRKYLSYVPDAHTVIPEYIYQCNSQSPSGESAFHTLMHGFGWAKNPMVRRVTQLDPALPITVLYGSRSWVDNSTGQLLKENRPSSKTYVQVINGAGHHVYLDKPEQFNKYVLEACVLADDSPRRVTTDKAHIPKNSNSEVIDQATAS encoded by the exons ATGGGATTTGAAAA TTGGACCGGAGGCTGGTTCAGCTGGACACGTCAGTCCGATGCGATGTTACGGAATATCGAACAAACAATACTGTCAT GTGTAAAGACGGCCTACAAGCGTTTCTATGTTGATATTGGATCGGTGGTTGGTCAGTGCGACAAAATATGGACCATCTCGTTGAACGACGAGTCGGCGAAGACTCCACTGGTGATGCTGCACGGCATGGGTGCGGGTGTTGCTCTGTGGTGTCCCAACCTGGATGCCTTTGCTGCCACCCGCCCCGTCTATGCCATAGATTTGTTAG GTTTTGGTCGCAGTTCCCGTCCGAAATTCGCATCAGACGCTGAGAAGGTGGAGGCCCAATGGGTGGAATCTGTTGAGGAGTGGAGACGGGAGGTCAAACTGGATGAGTTCGTCCTGTTGGGACACAGTCTCGGCGGCTTTATAGCTACGGCTTATGCGCTTAAATACCCAGAAAG GGTAAGACACCTAGTCCTCGCCGATCCGTGGGGCTTTCCAGAAAAGCCGAACAATGTGTACGAGAAATACCAAGTACCATTTTGGGTGCGCGCCGTAGCGACTGCCGTACAGCCGCTTAACCCATTGTGGGCGGTGCGTGCGGCGGGGCCAGCTGGCAAGTGGCTGGTCAGCAAGACCCGGCCGGACATCTCGCGCAAGTACCTGAGCTACGTGCCGGACGCGCACACTGTGATCCCGGAGTACATCTACCAGTGCAACTCGCAGTCGCCAAG CGGTGAGAGCGCGTTCCACACCCTGATGCACGGTTTCGGCTGGGCCAAGAACCCCATGGTGCGACGCGTCACGCAGCTTGACCCGGCGCTGCCCATAACGGTCCTATACGGCTCGCGCTCCTGGGTCGACAACAGCACCGGCCAGCTTCTCAAGGAGAACCGGCCCTCATCCAAGACCTATGTTCAG gttATAAATGGCGCTGGGCACCACGTGTACCTAGACAAACCAGAGCAGTTCAACAAATACGTGTTGGAGGCATGTGTTCTCGCAGACGACTCGCCCAGAAGAGTGACCACAGACAAAGCGCACATACCCAAGAATAGTAATAGCGAGGTCATAGACCAAGCGACCGCCTCTTGA
- the LOC120633133 gene encoding 1-acylglycerol-3-phosphate O-acyltransferase ABHD5 isoform X3 has translation MGSEINIETASSWTGGWFSWTRQSDAMLRNIEQTILSCVKTAYKRFYVDIGSVVGQCDKIWTISLNDESAKTPLVMLHGMGAGVALWCPNLDAFAATRPVYAIDLLGFGRSSRPKFASDAEKVEAQWVESVEEWRREVKLDEFVLLGHSLGGFIATAYALKYPERVRHLVLADPWGFPEKPNNVYEKYQVPFWVRAVATAVQPLNPLWAVRAAGPAGKWLVSKTRPDISRKYLSYVPDAHTVIPEYIYQCNSQSPSGESAFHTLMHGFGWAKNPMVRRVTQLDPALPITVLYGSRSWVDNSTGQLLKENRPSSKTYVQVINGAGHHVYLDKPEQFNKYVLEACVLADDSPRRVTTDKAHIPKNSNSEVIDQATAS, from the exons TTGGACCGGAGGCTGGTTCAGCTGGACACGTCAGTCCGATGCGATGTTACGGAATATCGAACAAACAATACTGTCAT GTGTAAAGACGGCCTACAAGCGTTTCTATGTTGATATTGGATCGGTGGTTGGTCAGTGCGACAAAATATGGACCATCTCGTTGAACGACGAGTCGGCGAAGACTCCACTGGTGATGCTGCACGGCATGGGTGCGGGTGTTGCTCTGTGGTGTCCCAACCTGGATGCCTTTGCTGCCACCCGCCCCGTCTATGCCATAGATTTGTTAG GTTTTGGTCGCAGTTCCCGTCCGAAATTCGCATCAGACGCTGAGAAGGTGGAGGCCCAATGGGTGGAATCTGTTGAGGAGTGGAGACGGGAGGTCAAACTGGATGAGTTCGTCCTGTTGGGACACAGTCTCGGCGGCTTTATAGCTACGGCTTATGCGCTTAAATACCCAGAAAG GGTAAGACACCTAGTCCTCGCCGATCCGTGGGGCTTTCCAGAAAAGCCGAACAATGTGTACGAGAAATACCAAGTACCATTTTGGGTGCGCGCCGTAGCGACTGCCGTACAGCCGCTTAACCCATTGTGGGCGGTGCGTGCGGCGGGGCCAGCTGGCAAGTGGCTGGTCAGCAAGACCCGGCCGGACATCTCGCGCAAGTACCTGAGCTACGTGCCGGACGCGCACACTGTGATCCCGGAGTACATCTACCAGTGCAACTCGCAGTCGCCAAG CGGTGAGAGCGCGTTCCACACCCTGATGCACGGTTTCGGCTGGGCCAAGAACCCCATGGTGCGACGCGTCACGCAGCTTGACCCGGCGCTGCCCATAACGGTCCTATACGGCTCGCGCTCCTGGGTCGACAACAGCACCGGCCAGCTTCTCAAGGAGAACCGGCCCTCATCCAAGACCTATGTTCAG gttATAAATGGCGCTGGGCACCACGTGTACCTAGACAAACCAGAGCAGTTCAACAAATACGTGTTGGAGGCATGTGTTCTCGCAGACGACTCGCCCAGAAGAGTGACCACAGACAAAGCGCACATACCCAAGAATAGTAATAGCGAGGTCATAGACCAAGCGACCGCCTCTTGA
- the LOC120633133 gene encoding 1-acylglycerol-3-phosphate O-acyltransferase ABHD5 isoform X1, whose product MSGTASYLFTRTYYVVSLIHRVIVCSISSVSRTWIWNILAFVWNWTGGWFSWTRQSDAMLRNIEQTILSCVKTAYKRFYVDIGSVVGQCDKIWTISLNDESAKTPLVMLHGMGAGVALWCPNLDAFAATRPVYAIDLLGFGRSSRPKFASDAEKVEAQWVESVEEWRREVKLDEFVLLGHSLGGFIATAYALKYPERVRHLVLADPWGFPEKPNNVYEKYQVPFWVRAVATAVQPLNPLWAVRAAGPAGKWLVSKTRPDISRKYLSYVPDAHTVIPEYIYQCNSQSPSGESAFHTLMHGFGWAKNPMVRRVTQLDPALPITVLYGSRSWVDNSTGQLLKENRPSSKTYVQVINGAGHHVYLDKPEQFNKYVLEACVLADDSPRRVTTDKAHIPKNSNSEVIDQATAS is encoded by the exons TTCTGTAAGCAGAACATGGATTTGGAATATCTTAGCTTTTGTCTGGAA TTGGACCGGAGGCTGGTTCAGCTGGACACGTCAGTCCGATGCGATGTTACGGAATATCGAACAAACAATACTGTCAT GTGTAAAGACGGCCTACAAGCGTTTCTATGTTGATATTGGATCGGTGGTTGGTCAGTGCGACAAAATATGGACCATCTCGTTGAACGACGAGTCGGCGAAGACTCCACTGGTGATGCTGCACGGCATGGGTGCGGGTGTTGCTCTGTGGTGTCCCAACCTGGATGCCTTTGCTGCCACCCGCCCCGTCTATGCCATAGATTTGTTAG GTTTTGGTCGCAGTTCCCGTCCGAAATTCGCATCAGACGCTGAGAAGGTGGAGGCCCAATGGGTGGAATCTGTTGAGGAGTGGAGACGGGAGGTCAAACTGGATGAGTTCGTCCTGTTGGGACACAGTCTCGGCGGCTTTATAGCTACGGCTTATGCGCTTAAATACCCAGAAAG GGTAAGACACCTAGTCCTCGCCGATCCGTGGGGCTTTCCAGAAAAGCCGAACAATGTGTACGAGAAATACCAAGTACCATTTTGGGTGCGCGCCGTAGCGACTGCCGTACAGCCGCTTAACCCATTGTGGGCGGTGCGTGCGGCGGGGCCAGCTGGCAAGTGGCTGGTCAGCAAGACCCGGCCGGACATCTCGCGCAAGTACCTGAGCTACGTGCCGGACGCGCACACTGTGATCCCGGAGTACATCTACCAGTGCAACTCGCAGTCGCCAAG CGGTGAGAGCGCGTTCCACACCCTGATGCACGGTTTCGGCTGGGCCAAGAACCCCATGGTGCGACGCGTCACGCAGCTTGACCCGGCGCTGCCCATAACGGTCCTATACGGCTCGCGCTCCTGGGTCGACAACAGCACCGGCCAGCTTCTCAAGGAGAACCGGCCCTCATCCAAGACCTATGTTCAG gttATAAATGGCGCTGGGCACCACGTGTACCTAGACAAACCAGAGCAGTTCAACAAATACGTGTTGGAGGCATGTGTTCTCGCAGACGACTCGCCCAGAAGAGTGACCACAGACAAAGCGCACATACCCAAGAATAGTAATAGCGAGGTCATAGACCAAGCGACCGCCTCTTGA
- the LOC120633133 gene encoding 1-acylglycerol-3-phosphate O-acyltransferase ABHD5 isoform X2, whose product MGSEINIETASSSVSRTWIWNILAFVWNWTGGWFSWTRQSDAMLRNIEQTILSCVKTAYKRFYVDIGSVVGQCDKIWTISLNDESAKTPLVMLHGMGAGVALWCPNLDAFAATRPVYAIDLLGFGRSSRPKFASDAEKVEAQWVESVEEWRREVKLDEFVLLGHSLGGFIATAYALKYPERVRHLVLADPWGFPEKPNNVYEKYQVPFWVRAVATAVQPLNPLWAVRAAGPAGKWLVSKTRPDISRKYLSYVPDAHTVIPEYIYQCNSQSPSGESAFHTLMHGFGWAKNPMVRRVTQLDPALPITVLYGSRSWVDNSTGQLLKENRPSSKTYVQVINGAGHHVYLDKPEQFNKYVLEACVLADDSPRRVTTDKAHIPKNSNSEVIDQATAS is encoded by the exons TTCTGTAAGCAGAACATGGATTTGGAATATCTTAGCTTTTGTCTGGAA TTGGACCGGAGGCTGGTTCAGCTGGACACGTCAGTCCGATGCGATGTTACGGAATATCGAACAAACAATACTGTCAT GTGTAAAGACGGCCTACAAGCGTTTCTATGTTGATATTGGATCGGTGGTTGGTCAGTGCGACAAAATATGGACCATCTCGTTGAACGACGAGTCGGCGAAGACTCCACTGGTGATGCTGCACGGCATGGGTGCGGGTGTTGCTCTGTGGTGTCCCAACCTGGATGCCTTTGCTGCCACCCGCCCCGTCTATGCCATAGATTTGTTAG GTTTTGGTCGCAGTTCCCGTCCGAAATTCGCATCAGACGCTGAGAAGGTGGAGGCCCAATGGGTGGAATCTGTTGAGGAGTGGAGACGGGAGGTCAAACTGGATGAGTTCGTCCTGTTGGGACACAGTCTCGGCGGCTTTATAGCTACGGCTTATGCGCTTAAATACCCAGAAAG GGTAAGACACCTAGTCCTCGCCGATCCGTGGGGCTTTCCAGAAAAGCCGAACAATGTGTACGAGAAATACCAAGTACCATTTTGGGTGCGCGCCGTAGCGACTGCCGTACAGCCGCTTAACCCATTGTGGGCGGTGCGTGCGGCGGGGCCAGCTGGCAAGTGGCTGGTCAGCAAGACCCGGCCGGACATCTCGCGCAAGTACCTGAGCTACGTGCCGGACGCGCACACTGTGATCCCGGAGTACATCTACCAGTGCAACTCGCAGTCGCCAAG CGGTGAGAGCGCGTTCCACACCCTGATGCACGGTTTCGGCTGGGCCAAGAACCCCATGGTGCGACGCGTCACGCAGCTTGACCCGGCGCTGCCCATAACGGTCCTATACGGCTCGCGCTCCTGGGTCGACAACAGCACCGGCCAGCTTCTCAAGGAGAACCGGCCCTCATCCAAGACCTATGTTCAG gttATAAATGGCGCTGGGCACCACGTGTACCTAGACAAACCAGAGCAGTTCAACAAATACGTGTTGGAGGCATGTGTTCTCGCAGACGACTCGCCCAGAAGAGTGACCACAGACAAAGCGCACATACCCAAGAATAGTAATAGCGAGGTCATAGACCAAGCGACCGCCTCTTGA